Below is a genomic region from Vanessa tameamea isolate UH-Manoa-2023 chromosome 14, ilVanTame1 primary haplotype, whole genome shotgun sequence.
CTGATGATTCATTGTTTTTATCTTTGGAACTTCACAGTTTATTAGATAATTACAATCTCGACTGTTCAAAATCACTCTGTAAACAATATGTGCAGTGTTTTGAAGGATTGCTAAATTTTCTTCACACAAATGATTTAATACAAGACTTTGTATtagagttaattaaatatacaaactcTGATGAAAACATTAATAGAAGACGTAAACTTGCATCACAATGGGTATCAGTTATATTAAAAGCTTTGAAGAAAAACCAACTATTTATGGAAAAAGTATATGAGTAAGTAGAatgtttatatagtaatatcaaaagttttacAGCTATCTGAAAATATCTGCATAAATCTTGAGAATTATGAGTAAAACATACCTCTATAATATAGTGTATACAcagcaaataaaacaaaatacacacacaatatgctgaaattatttatttgtgatattaatgcttatctgttttataatatgcttCTGAAAATGATATGTTTCACATATTTTTACTGATATATAGTATTATTCTCTGTTGGAACTGTTTAATAAAAAGTGTTCTATTTCAGGACAGAAACTAAACATGTGAGCTTAAAGGATAAGAaggaaataaattcattattctATCACTggtttccaaataaaaaaaggtcTTTACTTTTGGATTTGCGCAAACCTGTACCTAAAAActtaacaaacattatttttattcagccAATAATATCGACATATAATCCTAATCTTACATATTTCATTAAAGACTTGCTCTATTTAGTACAACCCAGACTACCAGTTTCTATCATACGCAAAATATGCAAATTAGCTGAGGTAGTTGCTACGCCAGAAAAGTTCTCTGCGGTACCTCCAAAGATATACACAGTGGAAGATCTAAAGGTTACAGCTGATGCAAATGTTTCAACTATTACTATTAATGATGATGAAATGTTAGAAGTAAATACTACAAATGAAAATTGTATAGAAGAAGAATGTTATCAGAAATATGGCATTTGGCAAAGTTCTTCTAAAAATTATTCATGGTCTACATGTGCTATAGGACAGTTACCATGGCAAGTAAACCAACCAGAAGAATTAATagaaatttctaataaataaaaaaaaattaattatccacagcaattgtttattttttttatcatattttgtatacactttaatattttggttacattttattaaaatcataatattgacATATTACAGGACCCTTAAaacaaattgattaatatacatatcattaatatattacaaattattaccaTATTAGATTCAAGGAAATATCTTTGCAGTCtatagagatttaaaaaaacatatgaaagCATATTGGTCCTTAGAAAAtacaaaagtttaattaatataacatttactgTATTAAATCACTgcctcatttatttattttaaacaaatcataaaatatcaaattaatatcttatcaaaattttatttcacataagTGTGATCTCAGACTCCTAAAAACTTCAAGACAAAAAATTTACTGT
It encodes:
- the LOC113398513 gene encoding uncharacterized protein LOC113398513; this translates as MLAGFQVVPWYNIQEWQEVYEKIYAQTTTLSSKQKALDHLLIWKARCPSLPSGIESTLTLLEVHVQDLNKNNEICTDHLLRLAYSSALMRFVNHMLDKETAKGLTLYQAAKNSGIPDWIIELRHDTAHSDRLPPLDLLREATLTSIQWLQQNYWDKHKQCINNLVIGKLQDGGYLQNKISVLINFCISLSICSHSKCNIKFISEIKDATIRESLINDAKDLFDESVDFTNLKLISIHFLIETMNSKTKKLLNNDLVSNYVNRILMADDSLFLSLELHSLLDNYNLDCSKSLCKQYVQCFEGLLNFLHTNDLIQDFVLELIKYTNSDENINRRRKLASQWVSVILKALKKNQLFMEKVYETETKHVSLKDKKEINSLFYHWFPNKKRSLLLDLRKPVPKNLTNIIFIQPIISTYNPNLTYFIKDLLYLVQPRLPVSIIRKICKLAEVVATPEKFSAVPPKIYTVEDLKVTADANVSTITINDDEMLEVNTTNENCIEEECYQKYGIWQSSSKNYSWSTCAIGQLPWQVNQPEELIEISNK